The window GGGTTAggagttaagggttaggggttatggttagggttagggaaaatatgattttgaatgggaatcaattgttggtTCCCAAAAAGTCCTCACAAGTACAGTAAGACataactgtgtgggtgtgtgtttgtgtgtgtggagtcacgCCACATTACCCTCTAGTCCCCCACCAAGCCTTAGGTTACAGGCCACAGGACTAATGAGCAAAACAGAGCTCAACCACTGGCTTTAGTTTCTTTCTtacttgtaaaaaaatatatacgaaACATTGTAGTTAATGTTTTCTTTTCAGTCtttggtacagtatgttcatttGAGACTGTAATTCTCCTAACATGAGACAGTGGAAAGAAGTATTGTTTTACTCTGCACTACCAACTAGCCTAGCACGCCACACCACTGGTCAACAGCACCAAGGCAACTCTCCAACGgttccctctccattcccatgttTCACATCATGTTTTATAAGCCCTGGCCATCTGTCGTCATAACTAAATCTTCCACAACGGCTCAGGGGAATCACaatggctctgtctgtctgtcgctatgGGAATGAATACTGTAGTTAACTGTCCTTGGGAGCTGGAAAGATGTTTTCGTCATTATTATCAGTACAGGGACAAACATAGACCATATTCTGTCTAGACTTAGCAAGCAAAACTGGTTGGAATGACTCTCAGTTTCTGATTGTAATGATGTCCTTTCAGCGAGTTTTTCCCTCCTGTTATGCCATTAGATGTTTACATGTATGAACACTCAGCTTGTGGGGCGACCGTGCTCTTAGTCTGAGGTTATGTTGATGAACCGTGCTGTACTTTCACATGTGTCTGTAGGTTACACATGTTAATCCCATgtgaaactctgtgttgttgtttttgtcgcactgctttatcttggccaggtcgtggttgtaaatgagaacttgttctcaactggcctacctggttaaataaaggtgaaatataagaTAAGAATAAATGACTGAACTCTTACCTGAAACTCAAAGGTCTCATCAAACAGTGGGCCATCCTGGTTCTGTGCTGCGGTCCGGGTCCGTTGCTCAGCGCAGTCCGCTGGTACCCCATGTAGCTCCAGAACCACGTAGGGATCTATAACCTCTCCTTTGGCCCCAGCACCCTGTGGCTTGGGCAGGTTGTGGGCGCTGATCACCTTCACCCTGAGGGTCTGAGGTGGCACGCCGGGCACACACCCCTGGGTCACGGCACTGAAGTAGGAAACCTCGTCTCTCATGACCCCCGGGCGCAGCACGAAGCCACAGCCCCCGTTCTGGATGAAGCGTCCCCTGTGGAGGTCCAGCATGGCCCCGGGGGTCTGCTGGTTGAGGGCCACCAGCTGGACCCCGCCCTTCCAGTACCCCTGGGGGTTGGGGTTGGAGGAGTCCAGGCGGACGGAGCTGGGCCGGACACGGGTGAGGGTACGCTTGGTGAAGCCTACTAGGTCCTCTGGGCTCTCACTGGCCAGCCGGCCCGCTTCTCCTTCCCCCAGGGAGCACAGAGTCCAATAGGCCGAATCAGGGAGTAAGGGCGTGCCCGGCGTTGAGGGGGTGCTGGGTGGGGAGTGCTGCTGTCCTTGTTTCCTTATTTCTCGGTGGTTGTAGAAGCTACGGCTTCCAGTTCTTGCCACGCTCACCAGATCTGAGAGCTCGCGTTGGAGGCGGAGTCTCCTGGGCTGAGGGGGCGGGGGTACCACTAAAACCACACCCAGTTCCTCCTCTCCGGGGATGGTCATTCGCCGGCCAGCCAAGGGTCCGCCTCCCcctatctcctcatcctcctctgaTACCTCTCCCTCGGATCCCTCCTCTTCAGGGGGTAGCTTCTTCCCCACCAGCAGCACCCGGCCCTTCAGCTGCTCAGGGGAGGGCAGGGTGGTGGCTCGCCCCACCGGGCTGACCGGCAGGGCCTCAGGGGTGTAGAGACGTGTAGAGAACACCTTCCTCAGGTGCTGGGCCAAGGTACGCTGCTGGGAGGGGGAACAGCGCTGGCACAGGTAGAGCAGAAGCGGGTAGGGCGAGGTCAGGAAGGCGTACTTATTCACCACCTCCAGAGCACTGCGGATGGTGACAGGGgcgtggtggtgatggtggtggtggcggtgggCATCAGGACCATAGTCTACCCCCAGGAGAGGCTCCCCCTCTGGGCCGTCTGTCACCCCCAGCTCCAGGCAACGACACCCAGCCTGAAGAGCCCTGGTCAAACCCCCTAGATCAGCCCTCCCATGGACCTGGTCATCCAGGAGATAGGACCGATAGGAAGTACTGATGTAGTAGTGGGACAGGGGCAGGCTCATATCCTGACACACTCCCTGGTGCTCCACGTCAAACAGCTGGCACTCTGGAGACTGCAGGTAACGGGCGAAGCCGTCAAGCCCCAGCAAGCCTCTCTCTCGGCCTGGTCTGGAGGGCTCAAAGCGTAGGACCAGCTCCAAACAGCCCTCAGCTGTGGCCAGGGACAGGCCCTGCTCCGTCTCCAGAAAGAGACGAAGGTCCTGGGCGTCCAGACACTCGCGATCCTTAGAGAGCTGGACCAATAGGAAATAGACATCTGGGCGCGTGCAGAGTTCGCAGAAGGCCTCCTGGAACTCCTCGCGTGTCACGTGAGACGTCAGCTTCTCTTTGCTGCGCTGGATCTCCTTGAACCTCAGACGCACCTGGAGAGAagtaggggagagggagagggagagggagggagagggagaaggaggtggagagggaggtggagagggagagggtgggagagggaggtggagagggagagggagggagggagggagggagggagggagggagggagggagggagggagggagggagggagagggagggagggagggagggagggagggagggagggagggagggagggagggagggagggagggaggacagatacAAAGGGAGCAGGGGATAGATGAGAAGAGCAGGTTTAGAAAGGGCAGTCAGATTTTAATACTCCACAGAATGGATGAATTATTGAGCTACAATATTCAATAATATCTAATGACTGAAAAAGACGGGAAGTAATTCCATCCGTTCCAATCAATGCATGGGATCAAATTTGAGGTGAATTAATTGTTATAATATTTTATTGCTCATTATTTTTCAAAAAATTAACTGAATTTAATTTCAGGTAATTTCCATCTTGGAACAGATATGAAAGTCACCCTGGTTATATGGCTTAGCATACTACTCTACCTCGTGCCCCTGGCCTACCCTTCCATGCATGCCAAACTGACTGCAGGAAAGTCtagacacctacacacacacacacacacacacacacacacacacacacacacacacacacacacacacacacacacacacacacacacacacacacacacacacacacacacacacacacacacacacacacacacacacacacacacacacacacacacacacacacaggcagctaTACTGGCTTCACAGCATGCTTCACAACCAGGGCCTGAGCGTTGATTCAAACAGATTAGCTATGGAGCCAtgtgcactcacacacatacctCTGACTGGCTTTATTTAGGTCTGTGTATTTCCAGCTGCTATCTGACTCCATCTCCGCCTCCTCTCCTGCTTTTGTTTGTCCGGAGAATATCCCAAAATATATTCACCCATCCTTGCAAAAATTACCAGTGGCATGTATCAGCTTACTTTAATGTTAGGTCGATAGCAGTCCTTGAGATTTACTgtctatacagtacattcagaaagtacattttgttgtgttacagcctgaacttaAAATGTACTAAATGAAGATTTTTTTGtcaatggcctacacacaatacctaatAATGTCAAAAGTGGAAGAGTGTTTTTAGAAAATTTTCAAATTTAAGCAAATATTaaatgaaatgtcttgagttattcaaccactttgttatggcaatactaaataagtttaggagtaaaaattagcttgcatggactcattctgtgtgcaataatagtgtttaacatgatttttgtatgactacctcatctctgtaccccacacatacaattatttgtaaaGTCCCTCTTtcaagcagtgaattttaaacacagattcaaccacaaagaccagggaggtttccccaattcctcacaaagaagggcacctattggtgaGTTAAAAAAtcaatgagtaaaaaaaaaagcacacattgaatatccctttgagcatggttaagttattagttacactttgaatgatgtatcaatacacccagtcactacaaagatacaggagtccttcataattcagttgctggagaggaagaaaaccaatCAGGGATttcatgaggccaatggggactttaaaacagttacagagtttagtggctgtgatatgagaaaactgaggatggatcaacaacattgtagttactccacaatacgaaCATAAttgatagagtgaaaagaaggaagactgtacagaataaaaatataacatgcatcctgtttgcaacaagtcaTACTGCAACAAATgttttgtcctaaatacaaagtgttatgtttggggcaaatccaatgcaacacattactgagtaccactcttcatatgtttgtcatgacattggcctggggggtaggtttatgacagtcataaatacctcttccctcctttttcctctctctactctactgaggttacatttgcaaaacccttggttaacatagagattctgggaacatcagaagatggggggaaatgaactatattctggtaatccgaccaatgaaACACATGCGGTGGtatttaatgaatatgatgtcagttcggttgtcatctgagacattctcatcaatgataaaaTTACATAAAccctacagtggaaagtctacacatcagagttatcggattcacatggaattgttgttaaatttaaatgtttgaatatgaaattatttatgatgggatgaaatgtgattttctaaaatgtgagatgtgggttttcataagataagaCTGcgcactcagtggcccgcccacgtgaagagacagaggttgtaaactatgaaacacaccccttttctcccttcctatataaagccttgatgacAATAGAACTTCCTGCTCCGGGGatgtaggacgacggtcctatgtcagaatggttcagataataactacagaacgaaaccaacatcagcgtgagctttggttgcgaatggtatgaactttgaactcttattcactacagaagtgatacctcctagccgttgagttagcaaccgcagctgcaaacgcaggttagcaaggaacagacagagtatcccatctaccacacaacaacgttactacaacgtatccaattgaccaccagagacattcttcaaaggacaaaggactcggtttggcaacacggccttccatctaccaccaacctactgaagcacagctcagagtaaatatttattgcattttccttttccgaatttagaatgcataagatactgtatttacgatagcacagcttcttccctttgttcctcagtcttcccgctctttcactcaaatccagccccttttcttttgtgtaacaagctgtcatatctgttccgcccactagggacgttttcctttatgacgtaatttgtaatcaagttatgattaattgtgtgtatgtgtacgtctgtgtgattagttaggtatttagtaaataaataattaaatacaattttgtattgctgattcaacttgttagccagggttcgtgcagataaaataatttacaactttcagatgagactgaattaagatgacgattgatactgactgctattgatgtaaaatattactaggtctttaagagtttatccgggagataacagctctataaatattattttgtggtgcccgactctctagttaattacatttacatgattagatgaatcaggtgatattaattgcggataaattattttatagaatgccatgtcatatcacttaatccggcatagccaaagacacaacatgtttatgcatagtggtggctgcatcatgttatgggtatgcttgtagttTTTAAGTacaggggagtttttcaggatagaaaataaatggaatggagctaagcacaggcaaaatcctagaggaaaacctggttcagtctgctttccaccagacactgggagatgaattcacctttcagtaggacaataacccCAAAAACATGGCCAAATCtccactggagttgtttaccaacaggacagtgaatgttcctgagtttttacttaaatctactTAAAAATCTATGAcaaaacctgaaaatggttgtctagcaatgatcaacaaccaatttgacagaattgaagaattttgaaaataatattgGGCttatgttgtacaatccaggtgtggagagctcttagagacttacagtactcagaaagactctcagctgtaatcactgccaaaagtgcctctacaaaatattgactcaggggtgtttaaactagttagggataggcgggacgtaaatgtctcaactggccaatagccagggaaaatgcagagcgacagattcaaataaaatactaaaatttcaaactttcattaaatcacacatgtaagatactcaattaaagctacacttgttgtgaatccagccaacatgtcagattttaaaatagcttttcggcgaaagcataagaagctattatttgatagcctgcaccatctgcaccagcagtaaacaaatgagttagcatatttcaaccctgcaggcgctacacaaaacgctgaaataaaatataattcatgccttacctttgacgagcttcttttgttggcactccaatatgtcccataaacatcacaattggtccttttgttcgactaattccatccatatatatccacaatgtccatttataaagcgagtttgatccagaaaaaaacagcttacaaaaaacgcaacgtcactacaaaatatttcaaaagttgcctataaactttgccaaaatatttcaaactacttttgtaatacaactttaggtatttttaaacgttaataatcgatcaaatagtagacggggcaatctgttttcaatacaggaagaaaacaaaccagcgccacttttcacgtcttgtgcaactcacaaaagtgtacccagttcctagttggcctacttcttcattgcacaaaggaataacctcaaccaaattccaaagaatggtgacatccagtggaagcggtaggacaACAGGTTCCTAAGAAGTATCCCTTGGCAATAACAagtcagggaacagagagaggcaacaaacaaaaaaatcgaaacagttagtcctctgggttttgcctgctacataagttctgttatactcacagacatgattcaaacagttttagaaacttcagagtgttttctatccaaattcatgactaatatgcatatcttatattcttggcatgagtagcaggaagttgaaattggctatttatccaaaagtgtaAATTCTGCCCCATAGCCCCAAGAGGttacttatgtaaatgacatatttctgtatttcattttcaattaattagcaaaaatgtcctAAAACAGGTTTTCACTTAGTCGTTAtggagtgttgtgtgtagatgggtgagaaaatattttaattcaggctgtaccacaacaaaaatgtggaataagtcaaggggtatgaacccTCAGTGTTTCTCTCTAAGGTACATTGAGGCATTGTGTTCTACTCAGGGTTTTGTGTGGACTCCTACTGAGAGGTGTGATGGGTAGGAAGTAGAAACCACAGGTGTGACTACACTGCAAAAGACTCAATCTATCCACCCACCATGGCACTAAGTACAGTATGTAACACTTGCAAAGGTTAGATATCCACCTACAGCCTGTTCCATTTATACATTAGATATCCACCTACTGCATGTTCCATTTATACACTAGATATCCACCTACAGCATGTTCCATTTATACACTAGATATCCACCTACAGCATGTTCCATTTATACACTAGATATCCACCTACAGCCTGTTCCATTTATACACTAGATATCCACCTACAGCATGTTCCATTTATACACTAGATATCCACCTACAGCATGTTCATTTAAACTTTAGATATCCACCTACAGCCTGTTCCATTTATACATTAGATATCCACCTACTGCATGTTCCATTTATACATTAGATATCCACCTACAGCATGTTAATTTAAACTTTAGATATCCACCTACAGCATGTTCCATTTATACACTAGATATCCACCTACAGCATGTTCATTTATACACTAGATATCCACCTACTGCATGTTCCATTTATACACTAGATATCCACCTACAGCCTGTTCCATTTATACACTAGATATCCACCTACAGCCTGTTCCATTTATACACTAGATATCCACCTACAGCATGTTCCATTTATACACTAGATATCCACCTACTGCATGTTCCATTTATACATTAGATATCCACCTACAGCATGTTCATTTAAACTTTAGATATCCACCTACAGCATGTTAATTTAAACTTTAGATATCCACCTACAGCATGTTAATTTAAACTTTAGATATCCACCTACAGCCTGTTCCATTTATACACTAGATATCCACCTACAGCCTGTTCCATTTATACACTAGATATCCACCTACAGCATGTTCCATTTATACACTAGATATCCACCTACTGCATGTTCCATTTATACATTAGATATCCACCTACAGCATGTTAATTTAAACTTTAGATATCCACCTACAGCATGTTCATTTATACATTAGATATCCACCTACAGCATGTTTCATTTATACACTAGATATCCACCTACAGCATGTTAATTTAAACTTTAGATATCCACCTACAGCATGTTCATTTAAACTTTAGATATCCACCTACAGCATGTTAATTTAAACTTTAGATATCCACCTACAGCATGTTAATTTAAACTTTAGATATCCACCTACAGCATGTTCATTTAAACTTTAGATATCCACCTACAGCATGTTAATTTAAACTTTAGATATCCACCTACTGCATGTTCCATTTATACATTAGATATCCACCTACAGCATGTTCCATTTATACACTAGATATCCACCTACAGCATGTTCATTTATACACTAGATATCCACCTACAGCATGTTCATTTATACACTAGATATCCACCTACAGCCTGTTCCATTTATACATTAGATATCCACCTACAGCATGTTCATTTATACACTAGATATCCACCTACAGCATGTTCATTTAAACTTTAGATATCCACCTACAGCCTGTTCCATTTATACACTAGATATCCACCTACAGCATGTTCATTTAAACTTTAGATATCCACCTACAGCCTGTTCCGTTTATACACTAGATATCCACCTACAGCCTGTTCCATTTATACACTAGATATCCACCTACAGCATGTTCATTTATACACTAGATATCCACCTACAGCATGTTCATTTATACACTAGATATCCACCTACAGCCTGTTCCATTTATACACTAGATATCCACCTACAGCCTGTTCCATTTATACACTAGATATCCACCTACAGCATGTTCCATTTATACACTAGATATCCACCTACAGCCTGTTCCATTTATACATTAGATATCCACCTACAGCATGTTCATTTATACACGAGATATCCACCTACAGCATGTTCCATTTATACACTAGATATCCACCTACAGCATGTTCATTTATACACTAGATATCCACCTACAGCATGTTCCATTTATACACTAGATATCCACCTACAGCATGTTCATTTATACATTAGATATCCACCTACAGCCTGTTCCATTTATACATTAGATATCCACCTACAGCATGTTCATTTATACACTAGATATCCACCTACAGCATGTTCATTTAAACTTTAGATATCCACCTACAGCCTGTTCCATTTATACACTAGATATCCACCTACAGCCTGTTCCATTTATACATTAGATATCCACCTACAGCCTGTTCCATTTATACATTAGATATCCACCTACAGCATGTTAATTTAAACTTTAGATATCCACCTACAGCATGTTCATTTAAACTTTAGATATCCACCTACAGCCTGTTCCATTTATACACTAGATATCCACCTACAGCCTGTTCCATTTATACACTAGATATCCACCTACAGCATGTTCCATTTATACACTAGATATCCACCTACAGCATGTTCATTTAAACTCTAGATATAGCTATGAAGACAATCCTTTTTGTAATTACAGCTGTTATACTAACTGTTGCTATCATCATTATTAGGGTTGGGGGTAATTTAACAGAAAACAAAGTGCGATAATTAACTGAATTGGAGACGGAATTGACCTCAACTCTGATCATCTCTAAACCTTTCTACTTCCTCTAATGTTACTATCCGTCCTCTTACCTCAGCTTCCTTGATGCCATTACAGACCTTACAGATGGTTAGGCAGCTATGAAGACAATCGTGTTTCTATTTCAAGCTAGACCATTGCTCTCTCTCTGGTGTAACTGTACactcacatggacacacacacacatactgtacaagcatgtacatatacacacacagacactcacctTAGCCTCCTTGATGCCAGGACACAGCTTACAGATGGTTGCCACGGCCGTATCCTCTGCGACGATCCCATACCCGTCTTCATCCACCTCGGCAAACTCTGTGGCCAGCCATTCACTCCTCATCTTACTGCCGAGGCTACCCTCCCCTATGATGCTCCCTTCTCCCAGACCTCCTCCCCCACCTGCCCCACCTCCATGCCCGATGGCAGAGGGGTGGGACACCAGGTAACGGAGCCCTGTCACCCAGATGTTGGCCACGTCAGCTGAAAGAGCCACCAGGTCCAGAGACTGGGACATACAAATACACATCACATGAAATCTAAAAGTTATCTCAATTAAAACaatcaaattaaaaacatttggAAAAATGAGATTAAAGAGATTAATAAAGTAATATAATTAAAAACACAAAGGCTGACTATGATGATTTAAAAACCTCAGTGTTATCTGCCTTTGCCTGactgccagtctgtttctgctctcttgccaactaCTTGGCACCACAATTCCCAAAGGAGAGGTCAAGGCAGCACGAActaatctgggaccaggttattgtctgcccctcttcccctcctaccTGGTAGTCATCCCCGTGGATAATAGAGAAGGCTGCCTCCTCAGCCAGGTGTTCTGCAGCAGGTCCGTTATGGAGGAAGGTCTCAGTGCTCTTCCCCGTCCTAACCTCCCTGATAGTGGCCATGTCCAGGCGGGCACGCTCCCCATCCTTCTTAGAGGGCTCCCAGCGCAGGCAGCTGAGGTCCTGGTCCAGGGTGTAGAAACGACTGTAGATCCGGGAGTTGGGACGCACCTTCTTCAGCTCACAGCCCCCCTGCATGAAGGCCAGGCAGTCGGCCGCGCTGCTCACctggaggagggggaaggagaataCATTTCAATTGAATCCTTATCCTCCTTATGAATCGGTCATGTATGACTTATGAATGCGTTTTGAAATCCATCCGTCggtcaaataaagtgttacccattTCACTTTCATTTACAGACTAAAATTCTAAATCCAGGTAGTTTTTTTTGAGAAACTCAAAACGAACCTTCTTCTCTGAGGGTATGCTACTGAAGGACACTGTCTTCTTGCGCCCGCCGGCCAACTTGTGCATTGAAGGATCCTGGGTAAaacacagagaagagcagagagtgagacaggCAGACAAGTCTACTTATCCTACAGGCTATGTTTAGAAGTGTCAAGACAAGACATTACAGGCATATCCCATCAACTGACATAATTACAATAGGAGTAGAGACGTATGTGGACATGGGGCCCAACAGAGAAGAATGTAGAATGTGAATAAGTAATAATGAGGTAGCTATGAAAGCCATCAGTAATATCCCCGTGAATGATTATGTTTTTGGAACCCCGGctgcactgtctgtctctc of the Oncorhynchus clarkii lewisi isolate Uvic-CL-2024 chromosome 3, UVic_Ocla_1.0, whole genome shotgun sequence genome contains:
- the LOC139400284 gene encoding inactive phospholipase C-like protein 1, whose translation is MSEQEHYGDGLCDDGAPEIIPPRASRTGRRSGVMLPGQDNDTIVLEAVRAAPRRSSIIKDPSMHKLAGGRKKTVSFSSIPSEKKVSSAADCLAFMQGGCELKKVRPNSRIYSRFYTLDQDLSCLRWEPSKKDGERARLDMATIREVRTGKSTETFLHNGPAAEHLAEEAAFSIIHGDDYQSLDLVALSADVANIWVTGLRYLVSHPSAIGHGGGAGGGGGLGEGSIIGEGSLGSKMRSEWLATEFAEVDEDGYGIVAEDTAVATICKLCPGIKEAKVRLRFKEIQRSKEKLTSHVTREEFQEAFCELCTRPDVYFLLVQLSKDRECLDAQDLRLFLETEQGLSLATAEGCLELVLRFEPSRPGRERGLLGLDGFARYLQSPECQLFDVEHQGVCQDMSLPLSHYYISTSYRSYLLDDQVHGRADLGGLTRALQAGCRCLELGVTDGPEGEPLLGVDYGPDAHRHHHHHHHAPVTIRSALEVVNKYAFLTSPYPLLLYLCQRCSPSQQRTLAQHLRKVFSTRLYTPEALPVSPVGRATTLPSPEQLKGRVLLVGKKLPPEEEGSEGEVSEEDEEIGGGGPLAGRRMTIPGEEELGVVLVVPPPPQPRRLRLQRELSDLVSVARTGSRSFYNHREIRKQGQQHSPPSTPSTPGTPLLPDSAYWTLCSLGEGEAGRLASESPEDLVGFTKRTLTRVRPSSVRLDSSNPNPQGYWKGGVQLVALNQQTPGAMLDLHRGRFIQNGGCGFVLRPGVMRDEVSYFSAVTQGCVPGVPPQTLRVKVISAHNLPKPQGAGAKGEVIDPYVVLELHGVPADCAEQRTRTAAQNQDGPLFDETFEFQVNMPELALLRFVVLDDDYIGDDFIGQYSVAFECLQPGYRNVPLLGLEGDPLPHASLFVHVAVTNRRGGGKAQRRGLSVRRGVWRGREYVTLRNTGIKALDDTFRPANTHLREATDLREDAQSASVSFKEQCGLPPVAKLKQCIQSLATRLQTPEGPPGGSMTLRDGYPHLEALGSITEVTRKLLNHYDTMISAKKQLIENADAVQERMAQVQREGMEFHEELPRLGEKEGLKGHKQSKALESFTWNITVLKGQCDLLRSAKVDSLDALRQLALACEACGLTSTTSSCTSFGPSDLFYTSHSRRGNSQERRGSTQERRVNTHGNGRI